One genomic segment of Synechocystis sp. LKSZ1 includes these proteins:
- the psbD gene encoding photosystem II D2 protein (photosystem q(a) protein), whose protein sequence is MTIAVGRAPVERGWFDALDDWLKRDRFVFIGWSGLLLFPCAFLALGGWLTGTTFVTSWYTHGLASSYLEGANFLTVAVSSPADAFGHSLLFLWGPEAQGNFTRWCQIGGLWPFVALHGAFGLIGFMLRQFEIARLVGIRPYNAIAFSGPISVFVSVFLMYPLGQSSWFFAPSFGVAGIFRFILFLQGFHNWTLNPFHMMGVAGILGGALLCAIHGATVENTLFEDGDQANTFRAFEPTQAEETYSMVTANRFWSQIFGIAFSNKRWLHFFMLFVPVTGLWMSSVGIVGLALNLRAYDFVSQELRAAEDPEFETFYTKNILLNEGMRAWMAPQDQPHENFIFPEEVLPRGNAL, encoded by the coding sequence ATGACTATTGCAGTCGGACGCGCCCCAGTGGAAAGAGGCTGGTTTGATGCCCTTGATGACTGGTTAAAGCGCGATCGTTTCGTCTTCATCGGTTGGTCTGGTCTGTTGCTCTTCCCCTGCGCCTTCTTGGCCCTGGGCGGTTGGCTCACCGGCACCACCTTCGTTACCTCCTGGTACACCCACGGTTTGGCTAGCTCCTATCTCGAAGGGGCTAACTTCCTCACCGTTGCCGTTTCTTCTCCTGCGGATGCCTTTGGTCACTCCCTGCTCTTCCTCTGGGGGCCTGAAGCCCAAGGTAACTTCACCCGCTGGTGTCAAATTGGTGGTTTGTGGCCCTTCGTTGCCCTCCATGGGGCCTTCGGTCTGATCGGCTTTATGCTCCGTCAGTTCGAGATTGCCCGTCTGGTCGGCATTCGTCCCTACAACGCCATTGCCTTCTCTGGCCCCATCTCGGTTTTCGTCAGTGTTTTCCTGATGTACCCCTTGGGCCAATCTAGCTGGTTCTTTGCTCCCAGCTTTGGCGTCGCTGGTATCTTCCGCTTCATTCTCTTCCTGCAAGGCTTCCACAACTGGACGCTGAACCCCTTCCACATGATGGGCGTTGCCGGGATTCTGGGCGGTGCTCTGCTCTGCGCTATTCATGGTGCGACGGTGGAAAACACCCTATTTGAAGACGGTGACCAAGCCAACACCTTCCGGGCGTTTGAGCCGACCCAAGCCGAGGAAACCTACTCCATGGTGACGGCGAACCGTTTCTGGTCTCAAATCTTTGGGATTGCCTTTTCCAACAAACGCTGGTTGCACTTCTTCATGCTGTTTGTGCCGGTGACGGGTCTGTGGATGAGTTCTGTGGGCATCGTCGGTCTGGCGCTGAACCTGCGGGCCTACGACTTTGTCTCTCAGGAATTACGGGCAGCGGAAGATCCTGAATTTGAGACCTTCTACACCAAAAATATTCTGTTGAACGAAGGGATGCGTGCCTGGATGGCCCCCCAAGATCAACCCCACGAAAACTTCATCTTCCCCGAAGAAGTTCTGCCCCGTGGTAACGCGCTCTAA
- a CDS encoding class I SAM-dependent methyltransferase: MKCRVCDSTHLDLAIDLGKQPWCNHFLRPEEVGQEPYYPLRVLYCQDCGTAQLDYTVKKEIMFGDHTYLSGVTKSLSEHFRKIAEEVDQRFLADKAQKSVLDIGSNDGTQLKHFQALGYDVLGVESSKTTAKIANDAGVPTLNDFFNLDVVKKLNRKFDVINAAGVFFHLEELHSVTEGIREALAEDGVFVVQFLYMKRIVENLAFDQIYHEHLLYYNLQTIEVLLNRHGLSLFDAYLAPIHGGSIMGFVTHQGRREPSERLLALRQAEVDEKSNDFETYLDFARRIEQMKTENLAYLEQAKQAGKRIWGFGAPVKGNTLLNYFGIGPQYLDCLVEKNELRRGLISPGMHIPLVIEKELTELPDIYYVLAWNFKREILANNQALIDQGVEFFFPVNPPDA, encoded by the coding sequence ATGAAATGTCGTGTTTGTGATTCTACCCACCTAGACCTGGCCATTGACCTGGGGAAACAACCCTGGTGTAACCATTTTCTGCGGCCAGAGGAAGTCGGGCAGGAACCCTACTATCCCCTACGGGTGCTGTACTGTCAGGACTGCGGTACGGCCCAGTTGGATTACACCGTCAAAAAAGAAATCATGTTTGGCGATCATACCTACTTGTCGGGTGTGACGAAATCCCTGAGTGAGCATTTTCGCAAAATTGCCGAGGAAGTTGATCAACGGTTCCTAGCGGACAAAGCTCAAAAATCGGTGTTGGATATTGGTTCCAACGATGGTACCCAACTCAAGCATTTCCAGGCCCTGGGCTACGATGTGCTGGGGGTAGAATCCTCCAAAACCACGGCCAAGATTGCCAACGATGCCGGTGTGCCGACCCTGAATGATTTTTTTAATCTAGACGTCGTCAAGAAACTCAACCGTAAGTTTGATGTGATCAATGCGGCGGGCGTCTTTTTCCATCTTGAAGAACTCCATTCCGTGACGGAGGGCATTCGCGAGGCTCTCGCAGAGGACGGGGTCTTTGTGGTGCAGTTTCTTTACATGAAGCGCATTGTGGAAAACCTGGCCTTTGACCAGATTTATCATGAACATTTACTGTACTATAATCTGCAAACCATCGAAGTCCTGCTGAATCGCCATGGCCTTTCCCTATTTGATGCCTACTTGGCTCCAATCCATGGCGGCTCGATTATGGGCTTTGTTACCCACCAGGGCCGGCGGGAACCCAGCGAACGCTTGTTGGCTCTGCGGCAGGCTGAGGTAGACGAAAAAAGCAATGACTTTGAGACCTATCTAGACTTTGCCCGCCGGATTGAACAGATGAAAACGGAGAATTTGGCCTACCTTGAGCAAGCGAAGCAGGCCGGTAAGCGCATTTGGGGCTTTGGGGCCCCCGTTAAGGGCAATACCCTGCTCAACTACTTTGGCATTGGCCCTCAGTACCTCGATTGCCTGGTGGAAAAAAATGAATTGCGCCGGGGCCTGATTTCTCCGGGCATGCACATTCCCCTGGTGATTGAAAAGGAATTAACTGAACTGCCGGACATTTACTACGTCCTGGCCTGGAACTTCAAGCGGGAAATCCTCGCCAATAACCAGGCCCTCATCGACCAAGGGGTTGAATTTTTCTTTCCGGTGAATCCCCCCGATGCCTAG
- the mfd gene encoding transcription-repair coupling factor produces the protein MTLSSVLRHLEKLPLAVELRQKLQKQRSLKLSGIARLPKGLVASSLAQSLQHHLLVVTATLEEAGRWAAQLELMGWRTVHFYPTSEASVYESWDAELEMTWGQMQVLMALQQPREGKAIVTTEKALQRLLPPADCFHRACLNLSKGLSLDSKILDLTLAQLGYERVAATETEGQWSRRGDIVDVFPVAAELPVRLEWFGDELERLREFDPASQQSLDSVEQLTLTPRAFEVLIEQQLRTQGLELEPYFNEDDWGQWQTGQRPEGLLRLLGLAFEQPASLLDYLPPQTLVAFDEPEQCQGHADRRWDYAEQDWQALQQPSLPPLHQRFEERVQQVQANFLSLELRELHDSSESDSLDLSSRPLPTTPHQFAKLAEILRGKREIYTGISLDRYATWLVSAQPSRTVSLLQEHDCPAQFIPNPKDYPAIEKFQIQKTAVALKYAGIAELEGFILPTFRIVVVTDRELFGQHALATPEYVRKRRRAASKQVDIHKLSPGDYVVHKSHGIGKFMKLEALATREYLVIQYADGLLRVPADSFDSLSRYRHTDRTPPQLHKLGSKTWEATKAKVRKAIKKLAVDLLNLYAKRAKQKGFMFPPDTPWQLELEDSFPYQATPDQLKAVQDVKRDLESERPMDRLVCGDVGFGKTEVAVRAIFKAVTSGHKQVALLAPTTVLTQQHYHTLKERFAPYPITVGLLNRFRTLSEKKEILERLASGELDIVVGTQQILGKSVKFKDLGLLVIDEEQRFGVNQKEKIKSLKTEVDVLTLTATPIPRTLYMSLSGIREMSLITTPPPSRRPIQTHVSPYNPEVVRTAIRNELDRGGQVFYVVPRIEGIEELAGQLQQMIPDARLAIGHGQMEESELESTMLAFNNGEADILICTTIIEAGLDIPRVNTIIVEDAQKFGLAQLYQLRGRVGRSGIQAHAWLLYPNKRDLTETARQRLRALQEFSQLGSGYQLATRDMEIRGVGSLLGAEQSGQMEAIGFELYMDMLQEAIREIQGQEIPKVEDAQIDLQITAFIPSDYMPDLEQKMAAYRRITAVESAQALVKIALEWADRYGPLPNPVEQLFRVVELKHLAKSLGFSRIKLEGHQNIVLETPMEEPAWKLLSENLPQHLRTRFVYSPKKVIVRGLGVMKPAQQLENLVDWFKKMKGALPEAQDG, from the coding sequence ATGACCCTTTCTTCCGTGCTACGTCACCTAGAAAAATTGCCCCTAGCGGTGGAATTGCGCCAAAAATTACAAAAACAGCGCTCCCTCAAGCTGAGTGGCATTGCACGTCTACCCAAAGGGTTGGTGGCGTCAAGTCTGGCCCAATCCCTCCAACATCATCTCTTAGTCGTTACAGCGACCCTGGAAGAAGCCGGGCGTTGGGCCGCTCAATTGGAACTAATGGGCTGGCGAACGGTTCATTTTTATCCCACCTCCGAGGCTTCAGTCTATGAAAGTTGGGATGCGGAACTAGAGATGACCTGGGGCCAAATGCAAGTCTTGATGGCCCTGCAACAACCGAGAGAAGGCAAGGCTATTGTTACTACGGAAAAGGCCCTCCAACGACTTCTCCCCCCTGCCGATTGCTTTCACCGGGCCTGCCTAAATCTGAGTAAGGGCCTGAGCCTCGATAGCAAAATTCTCGATTTAACCCTGGCCCAATTGGGGTATGAACGAGTAGCGGCGACGGAAACTGAGGGCCAATGGAGTCGTCGGGGGGATATTGTGGATGTGTTTCCCGTAGCGGCAGAATTACCCGTCCGGTTGGAATGGTTTGGTGATGAACTGGAACGGTTGCGGGAATTTGATCCAGCCAGTCAACAATCCCTAGACTCGGTCGAACAGTTGACCTTAACTCCCCGTGCTTTCGAAGTCCTGATTGAACAGCAGTTACGAACTCAGGGCCTTGAGCTTGAACCTTACTTTAACGAAGATGACTGGGGCCAGTGGCAGACAGGCCAACGTCCTGAGGGACTCCTACGGTTACTCGGCTTGGCTTTTGAGCAACCCGCTTCCCTGTTGGATTATCTCCCCCCTCAAACCCTGGTGGCCTTTGATGAACCCGAACAATGCCAGGGCCATGCGGACCGCCGTTGGGACTACGCCGAACAGGATTGGCAGGCCCTGCAACAGCCCTCCTTACCGCCCCTACACCAACGGTTTGAAGAGAGGGTACAGCAGGTGCAGGCTAACTTCCTGAGCTTAGAACTCAGGGAACTCCACGACAGCAGTGAATCCGATAGCCTTGACCTCTCCAGCCGTCCTCTGCCAACCACGCCCCATCAATTTGCCAAATTAGCGGAAATTTTGCGGGGTAAACGGGAAATTTATACCGGCATTAGTCTTGACCGCTACGCCACTTGGCTGGTGTCGGCCCAGCCCTCCCGCACCGTTTCTCTCCTCCAGGAGCATGATTGTCCGGCCCAATTTATTCCCAACCCCAAGGATTACCCGGCCATTGAAAAATTTCAGATCCAGAAAACTGCCGTGGCCCTCAAATACGCTGGCATTGCGGAGCTAGAAGGCTTCATTCTGCCCACCTTCCGCATTGTGGTGGTGACGGATCGAGAACTCTTTGGCCAGCACGCATTAGCCACCCCAGAATACGTCCGCAAGCGTCGTCGGGCCGCCTCCAAACAAGTCGATATCCACAAGCTTTCCCCTGGGGACTACGTCGTCCACAAAAGTCATGGCATCGGCAAGTTTATGAAGCTAGAGGCCCTGGCTACGCGGGAATATCTGGTGATTCAATACGCCGACGGCCTGCTGCGCGTCCCCGCCGATAGTTTTGATAGTTTGTCCCGTTACCGCCACACCGACCGGACACCGCCGCAACTCCACAAACTGGGCAGTAAAACCTGGGAGGCCACCAAGGCCAAAGTCCGCAAGGCCATTAAAAAATTGGCTGTTGATCTGCTCAATCTCTACGCCAAGCGGGCTAAACAGAAGGGCTTTATGTTCCCCCCGGATACCCCTTGGCAACTGGAACTGGAGGACTCCTTTCCCTACCAAGCCACCCCTGACCAACTCAAGGCCGTCCAGGATGTCAAGCGAGACCTCGAAAGTGAGCGCCCAATGGATCGTCTGGTCTGTGGGGATGTGGGCTTCGGTAAAACTGAAGTGGCTGTCCGGGCCATTTTTAAGGCTGTCACCAGTGGTCATAAGCAAGTGGCCCTCCTGGCCCCGACCACCGTCCTCACCCAGCAACATTACCACACCCTCAAGGAACGTTTTGCTCCTTATCCTATCACCGTGGGCCTGCTGAATCGTTTCCGTACCCTGTCCGAGAAAAAAGAGATCCTAGAGCGCCTGGCTTCGGGGGAACTAGATATTGTGGTGGGAACCCAGCAAATTTTGGGTAAATCCGTCAAATTTAAAGACCTGGGACTATTGGTAATTGATGAAGAACAACGCTTTGGGGTCAACCAAAAGGAAAAGATCAAAAGCTTGAAAACGGAAGTGGATGTCCTGACCCTAACGGCGACTCCTATCCCCCGCACCCTCTACATGTCCCTGTCCGGCATCCGAGAAATGAGCCTAATCACCACGCCGCCCCCCTCCCGTCGCCCCATTCAAACCCACGTTTCTCCCTACAATCCTGAGGTGGTTCGTACTGCGATTCGTAATGAGTTAGACCGGGGGGGCCAGGTTTTTTACGTAGTGCCGCGGATTGAAGGCATTGAGGAACTGGCGGGCCAACTCCAGCAGATGATTCCCGATGCTCGCCTAGCCATTGGCCACGGCCAAATGGAGGAATCGGAACTGGAAAGCACTATGCTGGCCTTTAATAACGGCGAGGCCGATATTTTAATTTGCACCACGATTATTGAAGCGGGACTGGATATTCCTCGGGTCAACACCATCATTGTGGAAGATGCCCAAAAATTTGGTCTGGCCCAGCTTTACCAACTGCGGGGCCGGGTGGGCCGCTCCGGCATTCAGGCCCATGCCTGGTTACTCTACCCCAACAAACGAGATTTGACAGAAACGGCCCGGCAACGGTTACGGGCCCTGCAGGAGTTTAGCCAACTGGGTTCGGGCTATCAGTTGGCCACGCGGGATATGGAAATCCGGGGCGTAGGGTCTCTGCTGGGGGCCGAACAATCGGGGCAAATGGAGGCCATTGGCTTTGAGTTGTATATGGACATGCTCCAGGAAGCCATCCGCGAAATCCAGGGCCAAGAAATTCCCAAGGTGGAAGATGCCCAAATTGATCTGCAAATTACGGCCTTTATTCCCAGTGACTACATGCCCGACCTGGAGCAGAAAATGGCGGCCTATCGTCGCATTACTGCCGTGGAGTCAGCCCAGGCCCTGGTCAAGATTGCCTTAGAATGGGCCGACCGCTATGGCCCTCTGCCCAACCCCGTGGAACAACTCTTTCGGGTGGTGGAATTAAAACACCTGGCCAAATCCCTGGGCTTTTCACGAATTAAACTCGAAGGCCATCAAAACATTGTTCTCGAAACCCCCATGGAAGAGCCGGCCTGGAAACTCCTGTCAGAGAACTTGCCCCAACATTTGCGGACTCGCTTTGTCTATAGCCCCAAAAAGGTGATTGTGCGGGGTCTGGGGGTCATGAAACCGGCCCAGCAGTTAGAAAACCTCGTGGATTGGTTCAAAAAAATGAAGGGTGCGTTACCCGAAGCCCAGGATGGCTAA
- a CDS encoding DUF3155 domain-containing protein yields the protein MARKRKRKSRRRQEGRKILELIPQFNIESGEDKPVTAARKYIQSVGIQPPALLIVKRNEHTTDRYFWAEKGLFGAQYVEENHFLFPSLREYQPPVPATKTPVAVGSGR from the coding sequence TTGGCACGTAAACGCAAACGGAAAAGTCGCCGTCGGCAGGAAGGTCGCAAGATACTCGAATTAATCCCTCAATTTAATATAGAAAGCGGTGAAGATAAGCCGGTTACAGCGGCCCGCAAGTATATTCAGTCCGTTGGGATTCAACCACCTGCGCTACTTATTGTAAAACGAAACGAGCACACCACCGACAGATATTTTTGGGCTGAAAAAGGACTTTTTGGTGCTCAGTACGTCGAGGAGAATCATTTCCTCTTCCCCAGTCTACGTGAATATCAGCCCCCTGTTCCTGCTACCAAAACCCCTGTGGCTGTTGGTAGTGGTCGTTAA
- a CDS encoding DUF4335 domain-containing protein — MLSRTRILRSYTPPTCRLELLARLPLWEALGRQSHSPLPEDFQFELRFDDPRLPEDRQAILRGSATQLRELQQVLEAYLQNFLSRSLVPASAALPESSEAPVQYATLNSLSLQYCPPLHHQFCFGRLDSPSHANPLLTLSSSQLFDLAQALTAFAQETHAPAAPLPWSRTQRWGWGVGAVVGIATVMALTHFGIRTISENPTALENLPSNPPIKNRFSFTEVIPPVPPAPGQGPFPQANLPTPLAARPTLPPPGNLSSATPPPRNATVNLVVPPSRVLPPPPVVPPAPASNTITIPPPSAVGSSVIPEAALLPQANLPILPPQGPGIANFQGQILPQAPQLPPLAQGNVGFSFPSAPRPEMRPTPSLLDPIPQVAEVRAYYEKYWQPPQELQQTLEYRLQLDPNGTLKQTTPLGKAASLYLAKLPQPNPGSPWVSPLTVEGERTIRLVLSPNGSVKTFLDE, encoded by the coding sequence ATGCTATCCCGTACCCGGATTCTCCGCAGTTATACCCCACCGACCTGTCGGCTAGAATTATTGGCCCGGCTCCCACTCTGGGAGGCCCTGGGGCGTCAATCCCATTCCCCTCTGCCTGAAGATTTTCAATTTGAGCTTCGTTTTGATGACCCCCGTCTACCGGAAGACCGTCAGGCAATCCTCCGAGGGAGCGCCACTCAATTGCGGGAACTCCAGCAGGTGCTTGAGGCCTATTTACAAAATTTTCTCTCCCGCTCTCTTGTCCCAGCTTCAGCGGCTCTCCCCGAATCATCCGAGGCCCCCGTTCAATATGCGACCCTTAATTCCTTAAGCTTGCAATACTGCCCTCCTCTCCACCACCAATTCTGCTTTGGTCGTTTAGACAGTCCCAGTCATGCCAATCCCCTCCTGACCCTAAGTAGCTCCCAACTTTTTGATTTAGCCCAGGCCCTAACGGCTTTTGCCCAAGAGACGCACGCGCCAGCCGCGCCCCTGCCCTGGAGTCGTACTCAACGCTGGGGCTGGGGGGTTGGGGCCGTCGTTGGCATCGCGACGGTCATGGCCCTCACCCATTTTGGTATTCGGACTATCTCAGAAAACCCAACGGCCCTAGAGAATTTACCGAGCAACCCTCCCATAAAAAACCGCTTTAGCTTTACAGAAGTCATCCCCCCAGTTCCCCCTGCTCCTGGACAAGGCCCTTTTCCCCAGGCTAATCTCCCTACGCCATTAGCGGCCAGGCCAACCTTACCTCCGCCGGGTAACCTCTCCAGTGCAACACCTCCGCCCCGCAATGCCACCGTTAATCTCGTCGTCCCGCCGAGCCGAGTTCTGCCCCCGCCTCCCGTCGTACCTCCGGCCCCAGCCAGTAATACGATCACCATCCCCCCTCCTAGTGCTGTCGGTAGTTCGGTTATTCCTGAAGCGGCCCTCCTGCCCCAGGCTAATTTGCCCATCTTGCCACCGCAAGGCCCGGGCATCGCCAATTTTCAAGGTCAAATTCTGCCCCAGGCCCCCCAATTGCCGCCCCTGGCCCAAGGAAATGTGGGTTTCTCTTTCCCCTCAGCCCCACGTCCCGAAATGCGCCCGACTCCCAGCCTGCTAGACCCTATTCCCCAGGTCGCAGAAGTCAGGGCCTACTACGAAAAATATTGGCAACCGCCCCAGGAACTCCAGCAAACCCTAGAATATCGCCTACAACTGGATCCCAATGGAACCTTAAAGCAAACGACTCCCCTGGGTAAAGCAGCCAGTCTCTACTTGGCAAAACTGCCCCAGCCTAATCCTGGTTCTCCCTGGGTTTCTCCCCTGACCGTTGAGGGAGAAAGAACGATTCGCCTTGTGCTCAGTCCTAATGGTAGTGTTAAGACTTTTCTGGATGAGTAA
- a CDS encoding GAF domain-containing sensor histidine kinase, translating to MSAQDYSVYAFSPELVALCQSQVRLLQQGLRVDWGGVYLRVPEEVYTPLGEETELSFIPIAVYPTYLEAETSITTGLISLPRLGHFPSNFSLPMGNDPFSLAGVPVGDGESLPPGALMPLPTEPLVLPLLYQEMMLGVLVASRTKDEWQASERQQLEAVAYSLAIACVLDRRQAWYQNQWQRQQQRQQWEHDHWDDLLHQLRNPITALRTFGKLLLKRWTGDDKTQGIIQGIVREGEHLQDLLVHFERDVTAVEANSLEADEEMSAREPAALLPSRSLSLVPLSLQQALEPVILAIQAIAEERHLALTVPISESEPWIHAQAAALREVLSNLLDNAVKYSPDGGQIFLTYRSHTIAPEAWIGLEIADTGYGIPPDDQQHIFERHYRGQQARGPIPGSGLGLAIVKELMEAMQGQIEVISPNHADPQGHYPGTSFRLWFRRADPLIHP from the coding sequence ATGTCTGCCCAGGACTATTCGGTCTACGCTTTTAGCCCAGAGTTAGTGGCCCTTTGTCAGTCACAGGTTCGGCTTTTGCAACAAGGATTGCGAGTGGACTGGGGGGGAGTCTATTTGCGGGTACCGGAGGAGGTTTATACGCCCCTAGGCGAGGAAACGGAACTTAGTTTTATTCCGATTGCCGTCTATCCGACTTATCTAGAAGCGGAGACCAGCATTACCACAGGGCTCATTAGCTTACCACGTCTCGGTCATTTTCCGTCTAATTTTTCTTTACCCATGGGCAATGACCCGTTTTCTTTGGCGGGGGTTCCTGTCGGAGATGGAGAGTCCCTGCCCCCAGGGGCGCTGATGCCCTTGCCAACAGAGCCGCTGGTTCTGCCCCTACTCTATCAAGAGATGATGTTAGGGGTTTTAGTCGCTAGCCGTACGAAGGATGAATGGCAAGCCTCGGAACGTCAACAACTGGAGGCGGTCGCTTACTCCTTGGCCATTGCCTGTGTCCTAGACCGTCGTCAGGCCTGGTATCAAAACCAATGGCAACGGCAACAACAACGACAGCAATGGGAACATGACCATTGGGATGACCTGTTGCACCAACTCCGTAACCCAATTACGGCCCTGAGAACCTTTGGCAAGTTACTCCTAAAACGCTGGACTGGCGATGATAAAACCCAAGGGATTATTCAGGGGATTGTGCGGGAAGGGGAGCACCTGCAAGATTTATTAGTCCATTTTGAACGGGACGTGACAGCAGTCGAGGCCAATAGCCTGGAGGCCGATGAGGAAATGTCGGCCCGTGAGCCAGCGGCCCTCTTGCCGAGTCGGTCGTTGTCCCTCGTTCCCCTATCCCTTCAACAGGCCCTAGAACCGGTCATTCTAGCCATCCAAGCCATTGCAGAGGAACGGCACCTGGCCCTAACGGTGCCTATTTCGGAGTCTGAACCCTGGATTCATGCCCAGGCGGCGGCACTCCGGGAAGTCCTGAGTAATTTACTGGATAATGCGGTGAAATATAGTCCCGATGGGGGCCAGATTTTTCTCACCTACCGCTCCCATACCATTGCTCCCGAGGCCTGGATTGGGTTAGAAATTGCGGATACAGGCTACGGTATTCCCCCCGATGATCAGCAACATATTTTTGAGCGGCATTATCGTGGCCAGCAGGCCCGAGGGCCAATTCCTGGTAGTGGACTGGGTCTCGCCATTGTCAAGGAGTTGATGGAGGCGATGCAGGGCCAGATCGAAGTCATTAGTCCTAACCACGCCGATCCCCAAGGTCATTACCCTGGCACGAGTTTTCGGCTATGGTTTCGGCGGGCTGACCCCTTGATTCATCCTTAA